ATTTTGATAGGAGTCGTATTTACTGTCATTGACTCCTGGATGAGTTTTATTGAATTCTTATCATTTGTTTTCCCATTGTGTCTTTCTCTTTGCAGGTCAACGATAAGGTCCTTTTTAGCACCATGGTTGGCTATATTAAGCTCCATGTCATATGCTCGAGTAGctaattcttcaaatgtacGAGGTTGTATCCCTTTGAGGATGTATAGGAGACCCCAATGCATTCCTTGTATGCACATCTCCACTGTCGATACCTCAGATAATCTATCTTTGCAGTCAAGGCTTAAGGAACGCCAACGGTTGATATAGTCTACAACCGGCTTGTCTTTCCATTGCTTAGTGTTAGTAAGCTCCATCATGCTTATAGTTCATCGGGTGCTATAGAAACGGTTGAGGAATTCACATTCCATTTGGTCCTAACCATCGATACACTCAGGCGCAAGGTCTATGTACCAATCGAAAGCATTTCCTCGGAGAGAACGGACGAATTGTTTAACTAATAAGTCACCATCTATACCTGCATTGTTACAAGTTTCAACGAAATGGGCAACATGTTGTTTTGGATTTCCCTTCCcatcaaatgattgaaattttggaggtTGATAACCCACAGACATATGTAGGTTATCAATCCTCTTAGTGTAAGGTTTAGAGTACATGAGCATAATCTGTGAGGGTCCACCGTACTGCGCTCtaatggtgttagttatcatgtCCTAAAGTTGTTGGACAGATAATGACGCCACTAAGGTAGATTCTGTCGTTTCTCTCTCAACTTGTAATGTCCTATACACATGTGGTGCATCATTGAGATGAGATGCAACATTCAGAAGGCGGTTGAGTCCTTGACTTGACTCGCCTATATTTTGTACTTGTGCCTCAACCTTGTTTATGAGGGAGGCTATCTGCATATCCTTCTCCTCGACCGTCTTGGTGAGTTTGGCGATGGCGCGAGCCATTTCTGCTAATTGTTCCTCTACGAATGTAGTGTCGGTTGCCATTACCGGTATAGTCATCGAGAGGAGAAGTAAAAGAGTCAGAACAATTGGAGTAGTTTTCCTCCTTTGACATTCCAATTGGCGATTCGGAGTGTGAGCCGGTGCTAGAGTTGGCATCAATAACAGAGCAAGGAGATTTATCCCCAAAGTCTTATAGTGTTTAAGGGAGTTTTCCCCTTCTGCGAGGACTATGGCTCTTTGCCCCTAGAGAAACCAAGGTGATGAGTGGTTGGTGCTCATCGCGTGTTCTTACTTGTTTTAGCAAACAAGTAAACtcacttgtttgttttgttgagattgaagatgttgattttgctttgCTACGAGTCATAGGGCTCGTAACGGTGTCATGTGTCGATTGTGCAATGACAATCTTGTCATTGCCCTTGTTGACATGCACAACTTGAGTTCTTTTGAGTGTCATCGACGTAGTGGAGATCAATCTTCTAACAAAAGAGATAAGAGACAGAGATGTCCCACCGGGCGTGCTAGAAAtttgtacgcacaaatttcgtaaaaTTTTGGGTCCTATGaaattagcaaaacaaaataggaaaataatgcaaacaaaatatttattgaaactaaaatatattgtgggtacaatctcaaaaaaaataatattcttttcaaaagaatattttccctctGATTATTTTGCCTTAATCACACTTTGGAAGACGACGATGATGTTTTTTTGATTTCGAAGATCAATCAAGGGCCACAAGTAGCTTATTCCCGAATGACCTTGTTGAATGGCGAAGAAAGCGTGTAGCAGTTCTTTTGCCATTTACCAAACTTGCAGAGAGATTTGATGAAGCTCTTGAAGCCCTTTTTCCCGTACGAAGttacttttgaattttctccttaagatttttcttttttggatattttttttttctgaatttcCTCTTTCTTCTTGATAGAAGACACctttatttataggtgaagatagagaatttgaatttcaatttccccaattttagttgcttaattcaagggatttagttccttgattttagcaaattttcctCTCCAGaaggttttaccaacaagataataataataataataataataattttcttcttattattattattcctttttatagttggagattatGAAAACTTATccgagaatttttttttttaatttattcattttgaagaccaagttagtggtaatttaatccactaatttttttatatctacaaGTTCATTTAacaatgattctaaaaagtgtttctaatatttcaactacttaaaaagataaaaaaaaaaaaattaagtgttaaaaaagttaaaaacactttatagaATCACTATTAAACGCAATCTAAATAGCATTAAGAGTTTTTAACACATGCCTCCAACATATATCAATTACGCCCTACAGCCTAATACAACCATAATGACCTTGAACACTATACTAAAATCCTGAGGCCTAGCAATAAGAGCAGATCTTCATCTCCTTACAAGTCCATTTTGTAAGGAACGTTGACATTGGAAAAGCTCTGGAAAAATGCAGAACCAGAAACTATGCGTACTAATACCAGTAGCATATTTATATCAGTCAAAGCAAAGCTTAAGAGGCTTGCAGTACATCAAAGACTAGTTGACCATGAAACTAAACTAGCAACTTACCATGCATTTGATGATTCTCAATGCAATCTTATCAATGGCCCTCCAGTACCTCTTCCACCACTCCTCCCCCATCAAATAGACTACTCCGAAAAGCCCACAAAAGCCAACTCCATAGCCAAGAATCACAACCCCATAGAACAGGAACTTCTGCCTATATATCATCCTCAACATCAACTGTTACTGGAGGAGATGAAGCATTGCTGTCGCAAGTAGCCCCATCAGGAGCACCACATAAGAATTTGTTCCCAATGTATGCCGACCCATCTTCGTTCAGTCTTTCAAAATGTCGGCCTGCTGGAATTTTCCCACTCAAATTGCTGTAAGACAAATTCAAAGTAGTGAGAGCATCTAACATACTTAATGCTGTTGGGATCTCTCCCCTCAAGTTGTTGAAGCTAAGGTCCAGTGACTCCAAGCCTTTCATGCTGCCAATGCTATCTGGGATCATACCAGAGAGACTGTTATGTGAGATGTTGAGCATAAAAAGTACCTCCAAAAGGCCGATCTCCAGTGGAATATTGCCTGTGAGTTTGTTGCATGAGAAATCTATTCCATTATGGTACATTCGAACCACATCATATTGAAGCAACAATCCCTTGGCCACCATGTTCAATTCCACCCCAAAACACATTGCTGAGTTGATATAACCAAGAATATCTCCATCTTCTCGTTCCCTCAGCAACTTTAAACCATCTAGTTTCTCTGGTAGGGGACCAAATAGTTAATTGTTTGAGAAGTCCAGAAATTGCAGTTTTTCTAGCTTGTTAATCTCTGCTGGGATTGAGTCATTGAAGGAGTTTGATCTTAACACAAGAATATGGAGGTTTTTGAGGTCTCCAATGAATCTGGGAATCTTTCCTTCTAATCTGTTATTCGCCAACATCAGAACCTCCAACTTCTCAAGTTTCTGAATGAAACTTGGGAAAGGGCCATCAAAGTGATTGTCACTTAATTCTAGATGGGTAAGATATTTTGCAGCCTTGAGTACATTTGGAATGTTTCCACTGAGTTTGTTCCCTCCAAGGTTGAGGACAAGAAGATATGTACAATTTCCTACACTGATAGGGATTCTTCCCACCAGCATGTTATTAGAAAGATCAAGGAGCAATAGAACATTATCTGGGCCACAGAAAGAGAGCGGGATCTTACCAAAGAGTTTGTTGTCCGACAGTAAGAAGAATCTAATATTTCCAAGTCCTTGAATCTGTGCTGGTATATGGCCTGTAAAATTGTTCCCAGATAAATTGATGTTCTCTATGTCTTTAAACTCCAGAGGAATATGCCCCTGAAGACTGTTCCTGGCTAAATTTAATGTCCCATGCCAGATGTACGAGTGAAGCTGAATAATGGGTGGAAGAACTCCTTTCAGCTTGTTGAAAGAAAGATCTAAATAATTAAGCTTGGGGAGATTGAACAGCCAAGATGGGATTGTTCCTGATAGACTGTTGTTTGCCAAACTCAAGAATGCAAGTTGGGTCAGATTTGACAGAAAGTCTGGGATACCTCCTCCTATGTCACATGAGCTTAGCTCCAAGAATTGGGGATGGAAGATAGGTAGAAAAGGGGATTGATCTACTTTCAAAGTTAGTCCACTACTTCCTAAACCAATGAGTTCAGGTGTGGAATTATGGAACAAAGACATCAAGGAAGGAATGGTTCCATTCAAATTATTGCCACTAACGAACAATTGAATGAGGTTTGTAATCTGGCTGATGCAATCAGGTAATCTTCCTGTGAGAGAATTGAAAGCCAAAAGAAGATATTGAAGTGATGAGATCTTGCAAATTGAATCTGGGATTGGACCATCAAGAGAATTTTCCATTAAAGACACAAGTTGAAGGCTGTTCAAATTCTGGAATAACTGTGATAGATGACCTGTTATGTAGTTGAAATCAAGCTGTAATATTTCCAACTCTGAAAGGTCTGCCTTGGAAGAAAGAACAGACCCCTGAATTCCACAGTTACGAGCAGTGAATTGAACCAATGAAGTGGTGTTGGTGAATGACGCTGGGATAGATCCAATAACTTGAGTAGACTTAATATCAAGTCTTTCTAAATGGGTCCAAGGGACTGCAAACATTGAACTTAGATTAATGGCAATGTCTAGGTTGTTACCCACATAAAGTTCTTGCAATTGAGGAAGGAAAGGGATTGAACCATGTAGATTAGTACTAGAAAGATCAAGGACTGAAAGGGCAGTTAGATTTGCTAGCTCTTTTGGGATGGCAGAGGCAAGAGAGTTGAAATCCATTCTCAGAGAATGGAGATAAAGTTGAGACTGGTTTACTGGAACCATGCCAAAAACTCCACAATTGGAGAGGTGAAGCAACCTGAGGTCTGAAAGAATAGATAATGGTTCAGCCCATTTGGATGACTGGGATGCCTTGGATAGATCAAGACCACTCAATCTTAGTTCCCTGAGATTGCGAAGCCCCCACAACCAATCTAAATTTGAGGAAGAAATATGGCCAAAATAGATGTAACTAGAAAGCAAACCACCCGTCACCCTTAATGAAGATGTCAAATTATATGAAATAGATGACTCATCAACTATCTTCAAGGAACAAGAAAGGTCCAGCCATCTCAGAGAAGTGAGGTTTGCAAACTGGGTTGTAATGGAGTCACTAAACATATCATTTTCAAGGCTGAGGTAAGTGAGCCTTGTGAGATTTGAGAATCAGTAGGCAactttgaaaacatgaaatcgtTAAAACTGAGGTCAAGGTAGCGGAGATGATGAAGGGTGGAGAGAGATGGAGAAATAGTACCCTGAACAGCAGTACTGGTCTTGGAGTCTGAAGTGGAAACAAGTTGTGAGTTGATGTTGAGTATGAAGCTGTCTGGATTGGGATTCCGGAGGTTGACAGCTATAACATGCAGTAAGTCTGAACACCGAATGCCAAGCCGGCTGCAGCAGTTTTGCCCTTGCCATGAAGACCAGTGATTTGAATGGTCTGCAAGAAAGGATTTAGAGTTCAACAGAGCTGCCCTTTCCTCATGGCAACCATCAGTAACACACACAATGGATAGGAGGAGGAAGATAAAGGAAGCAAAATCGTCTTGTAGTTTCATGGTTAGCTCTCTGGTGTGACCAATTAAGGCATGTACTACTTATATACAAGGAGGAAGATGGTGCTTGTGAGTGAGTTTTCCTCACTATGACGTGACAATATGTCCAATATTATTGATTGTAACTGTTGAGCGGGCATCAAGCAAGGAAATGGCATGGATTAATCTCTGCTTTGAATTTTTCATATCAAGGTTATCATCCTATGCAATGGCTGATGTATCCATTATTTTACAGGTTTATATACCGTAGCTGAGGTAACACTCAGATTTTCGTTCTTATTTTACCTTATTTTAAAGGTTTATGATGAGGTAAGGGtcagattttctttcttatttcacAGGTTTGTTTTGAATTATTCCAAAGAATTTTGAATTGTTCGATTGGAACAATTCAAAACAAGCATTTTCAATGAATGTTGATACAAGAAATGATTGATGATTGCAAGAACAATGTTCTTATTGTATTCTATGGGATTGTAGGGACGAGGATTAACTCTGATACAATTTATAACAACATTTGAAGGACTTCTTTCCCTATATCCAATGCGAGATATTACAATTACCCCCATTACAATATTAAACATATAAATACCTTTTATAGGATCAGGTTGCAGGACCAGACAAACAAATATTCTTCACAAAGTTGAATGTATAAAGTTGTGGGACTAGACAAAGAAATGCCCCTTTTAAAGTCAAAGATAGAGAATCACACTTTGGATCAATAATTGTTTTTGACACTATTTTAAAACGATTCGTTCGCtttcatgtaaatattatctgcTTTGAATTTAATGATGCTTATGACTTTAAATGTATCTATACTATTAGGAGTTCATTGTATATATAGTATTAAGAACTTCTTCCCTTATCTGAAGTAGAATATCATAATTTCT
The sequence above is drawn from the Vitis riparia cultivar Riparia Gloire de Montpellier isolate 1030 chromosome 6, EGFV_Vit.rip_1.0, whole genome shotgun sequence genome and encodes:
- the LOC117916329 gene encoding LRR receptor-like serine/threonine-protein kinase GSO1; this translates as MKLQDDFASFIFLLLSIVCVTDGCHEERAALLNSKSFLADHSNHWSSWQGQNCCSRLGIRCSDLLHVIAVNLRNPNPDSFILNINSQLVSTSDSKTSTAVQDWLWGLRNLRELRLSGLDLSKASQSSKWAEPLSILSDLRLLHLSNCGVFGMVPVNQSQLYLHSLRMDFNSLASAIPKELANLTALSVLDLSSTNLHGSIPFLPQLQELYVGNNLDIAINLSSMFAVPWTHLERLDIKSTQVIGSIPASFTNTTSLVQFTARNCGIQGSVLSSKADLSELEILQLDFNYITGHLSQLFQNLNSLQLVSLMENSLDGPIPDSICKISSLQYLLLAFNSLTGRLPDCISQITNLIQLFVSGNNLNGTIPSLMSLFHNSTPELIGLGSSGLTLKVDQSPFLPIFHPQFLELSSCDIGGGIPDFLSNLTQLAFLSLANNSLSGTIPSWLFNLPKLNYLDLSFNKLKGVLPPIIQLHSYIWHGTLNLARNSLQGHIPLEFKDIENINLSGNNFTGHIPAQIQGLGNIRFFLLSDNKLFGKIPLSFCGPDNVLLLLDLSNNMLVGRIPISVGNCTYLLVLNLGGNKLSGNIPNVLKAAKYLTHLELSDNHFDGPFPSFIQKLEKLEVLMLANNRLEGKIPRFIGDLKNLHILVLRSNSFNDSIPAEINKLEKLQFLDFSNN